In Triticum aestivum cultivar Chinese Spring chromosome 5B, IWGSC CS RefSeq v2.1, whole genome shotgun sequence, the following proteins share a genomic window:
- the LOC123112414 gene encoding squamosa promoter-binding-like protein 17 isoform X2 yields METGGSGGGDGGGRRPGDDLHGLNFGQKIYFEQEVAGSSSSGGRKGKGPAPARAGGGGGGSGASTPVAGGNASQPRCQVEGCGVDLSGGKTYYCRHKVCLEHSKAPLVVVAGIEQRFCQQCSRFHQLPEFDQGKRSCRRRLAGHNERRRKPPPGPMSTRYGRLAASFNDPGRLRSFLLDFSYPRAPAGVRDPWPAVQPGDHRMPGTTHWQGSHHEHHPHRSAVAGYGDHHAYNGQGSSSGGGGAPMIPGGFELPSDECMAGVAADSSCALSLLSTQPWDSSAHSSSHNRSPAMSTTSAFQGSPVAPSVMASNYMAASSSGSWGSPRGARSMQHHHHHMQHDTVMSEVHPSSVHHGQFGELELALQQGRAAPNPPHAEHGSGGAFSHSSNAMNWSL; encoded by the exons atggagaccgggggcagcggcggcggcgatggcggcgggagACGGCCCGGGGACGACCTCCACGGGCTCAACTTCGGCCAGAAGATCTACTTCGAGCAGGAAGTGGCTGGGTCCTCCTCCTCGGGTGGCAGGAAGGGCAAGGGCCCCGCCCCCGcccgagcaggaggtggaggtggagggtcaGGAGCCTCCACCCCCGTGGCCGGCGGCAACGCCTCGCAGCCGAGGTGCCAGGTGGAGGGGTGCGGCGTGGATCTGAGCGGCGGCAAGACCTACTACTGCCGCCACAAGGTGTGCTTGGAGCACTCCAAGGCGccgctcgtcgtcgtcgccggcatcgagcagCGCTTCTGCCAGCAGTGCAGCAG GTTCCACCAGCTACCTGAATTTGATCAAGGAAAACGAAGCTGCCGCCGACGCCTCGCCGGTCATAACGAGCGCCGGAGGAAGCCGCCGCCCGGGCCTATGTCTACACGCTATGGCCGGCTTGCTGCGTCCTTCAACG ATCCAGGCAGGCTCAGAAGCTTTCTGCTGGATTTCTCGTACCCGAGGGCCCCGGCCGGCGTGAGGGACCCGTGGCCGGCCGTTCAGCCCGGCGACCACCGCATGCCTGGCACCACCCACTGGCAGGGCAGCCATCATGAACACCACCCTCACCGCAGTGCAGTTGCGGGATACGGCGACCACCACGCGTACAACGGCCAGGGGAGCAGCTCGGGGGGAGGCGGCGCGCCGATGATCCCGGGCGGCTTCGAGCTCCCCTCGGACGAATGTATGGCGGGTGTCGCCGCCGACTCCAGCTGTGCTCTCTCTCTTCTGTCAACTCAGCCATGGGATAGTAGTGCCCACAGCTCCAGCCACAACCGGTCCCCGGCGATGTCGACGACCAGCGCCTTCCAGGGCAGCCCGGTGGCGCCCTCCGTCATGGCCAGCAACTACATGGCGGCAAGCAGCAGCGGCTCCTGGGGCAGCCCCCGGGGCGCCAGGAGCATGCAGCACCACCACCATCACATGCAGCATGACACGGTCATGAGCGAGGTCCATCCGAGCTCGGTTCACCACGGCCAgttcggcgagctcgagctcgcgcTGCAGCAGGGAAGGGCCGCGCCGAACCCGCCGCACGCCGAGCACGGGTCCGGCGGGGCCTTCAGCCACTCCAGCAACGCGATGAACTGGTCTCTGTAG
- the LOC123112414 gene encoding squamosa promoter-binding-like protein 17 isoform X1 gives METGGSGGGDGGGRRPGDDLHGLNFGQKIYFEQEVAGSSSSGGRKGKGPAPARAGGGGGGSGASTPVAGGNASQPRCQVEGCGVDLSGGKTYYCRHKVCLEHSKAPLVVVAGIEQRFCQQCSRFHQLPEFDQGKRSCRRRLAGHNERRRKPPPGPMSTRYGRLAASFNEDPGRLRSFLLDFSYPRAPAGVRDPWPAVQPGDHRMPGTTHWQGSHHEHHPHRSAVAGYGDHHAYNGQGSSSGGGGAPMIPGGFELPSDECMAGVAADSSCALSLLSTQPWDSSAHSSSHNRSPAMSTTSAFQGSPVAPSVMASNYMAASSSGSWGSPRGARSMQHHHHHMQHDTVMSEVHPSSVHHGQFGELELALQQGRAAPNPPHAEHGSGGAFSHSSNAMNWSL, from the exons atggagaccgggggcagcggcggcggcgatggcggcgggagACGGCCCGGGGACGACCTCCACGGGCTCAACTTCGGCCAGAAGATCTACTTCGAGCAGGAAGTGGCTGGGTCCTCCTCCTCGGGTGGCAGGAAGGGCAAGGGCCCCGCCCCCGcccgagcaggaggtggaggtggagggtcaGGAGCCTCCACCCCCGTGGCCGGCGGCAACGCCTCGCAGCCGAGGTGCCAGGTGGAGGGGTGCGGCGTGGATCTGAGCGGCGGCAAGACCTACTACTGCCGCCACAAGGTGTGCTTGGAGCACTCCAAGGCGccgctcgtcgtcgtcgccggcatcgagcagCGCTTCTGCCAGCAGTGCAGCAG GTTCCACCAGCTACCTGAATTTGATCAAGGAAAACGAAGCTGCCGCCGACGCCTCGCCGGTCATAACGAGCGCCGGAGGAAGCCGCCGCCCGGGCCTATGTCTACACGCTATGGCCGGCTTGCTGCGTCCTTCAACG AAGATCCAGGCAGGCTCAGAAGCTTTCTGCTGGATTTCTCGTACCCGAGGGCCCCGGCCGGCGTGAGGGACCCGTGGCCGGCCGTTCAGCCCGGCGACCACCGCATGCCTGGCACCACCCACTGGCAGGGCAGCCATCATGAACACCACCCTCACCGCAGTGCAGTTGCGGGATACGGCGACCACCACGCGTACAACGGCCAGGGGAGCAGCTCGGGGGGAGGCGGCGCGCCGATGATCCCGGGCGGCTTCGAGCTCCCCTCGGACGAATGTATGGCGGGTGTCGCCGCCGACTCCAGCTGTGCTCTCTCTCTTCTGTCAACTCAGCCATGGGATAGTAGTGCCCACAGCTCCAGCCACAACCGGTCCCCGGCGATGTCGACGACCAGCGCCTTCCAGGGCAGCCCGGTGGCGCCCTCCGTCATGGCCAGCAACTACATGGCGGCAAGCAGCAGCGGCTCCTGGGGCAGCCCCCGGGGCGCCAGGAGCATGCAGCACCACCACCATCACATGCAGCATGACACGGTCATGAGCGAGGTCCATCCGAGCTCGGTTCACCACGGCCAgttcggcgagctcgagctcgcgcTGCAGCAGGGAAGGGCCGCGCCGAACCCGCCGCACGCCGAGCACGGGTCCGGCGGGGCCTTCAGCCACTCCAGCAACGCGATGAACTGGTCTCTGTAG